Genomic segment of Rhodococcus rhodochrous:
CCGTGACGGTCTCGACGTTGCCGGACTTGTTGTCCTTGATCTCGACGGTCACCTTCGAGCCGTCGTCCGAGATCTTCTGCACGGCGGCACCGGTCTTGATGGTGATGCCGAGCTTCTTGTACGCCTTGGCGATCTCCTTGGAGACGTCGGCGTCCTCGTTGGGCAGTGCGCGGTCGAGGAACTCGACGATGGTGACGTCGACCCCGTAGTTCTTCAGGACGTAGCCGAACTCCATGCCGATGGCGCCGGCACCGACGATGACGATGGACTCGGGGAGGTCGCGGGTGAGGATCTGCTCCTCGTAGGTGACGACATTGTCGCTGAGCTCGGTGCCCGGCAGCAGCTTCGTGACGGAACCGGTCGCGATGATGACGTTGTCGAAGGTCACCTGTTCGGTGCCGCCCTTGGTGAGGGCCACCTCGATGGTCTTGGCGTCGACGAACGAGCCCTTACCGTCGTATTCGGTGATCTTGTTCTTCTTCATGAGGAAGTGCACGCCCTTGGTGCGCCCGTCCGCGACCTTGCGGCTGCGGTCGTAGGCGGCACCGAAGTCGAAGGACACGTCTCCCGAGATGCCGAAGGTCTTGGCCTCTTTGTTGAAGAGATGTGCCAGCTCGGCGTTGCGGAGAAGTGCCTTCGAGGGGATGCAGCCGACGTTCAGGCAGACACCACCCCAGTACTTCTGCTCGATGATGGCGGTGCTCAGTCCCAGCTGTGCCGCGCGGATAGCAGCGACGTACCCACCGGGACCGGCTCCGAGGACAACGACGTCATAGTGTGAGGTCACGGATATACAGGGTAGTCCCGCCCGATTCCGGTGTCTGCCGATGGTCCGGTTACCGGCCGGTAGCTACCGGATC
This window contains:
- the lpdA gene encoding dihydrolipoyl dehydrogenase, with amino-acid sequence MTSHYDVVVLGAGPGGYVAAIRAAQLGLSTAIIEQKYWGGVCLNVGCIPSKALLRNAELAHLFNKEAKTFGISGDVSFDFGAAYDRSRKVADGRTKGVHFLMKKNKITEYDGKGSFVDAKTIEVALTKGGTEQVTFDNVIIATGSVTKLLPGTELSDNVVTYEEQILTRDLPESIVIVGAGAIGMEFGYVLKNYGVDVTIVEFLDRALPNEDADVSKEIAKAYKKLGITIKTGAAVQKISDDGSKVTVEIKDNKSGNVETVTVDKVLQSVGFAPRVEGYGLENTGVELTDRGAIAIDERMRTNVKGIYAIGDVTAKLQLAHVAEAQAVVAAETIGGAETLELGDYRMMPRATFCQPQVASFGLTEEQAKAEGYDVKVATFPFTANGKAHGLGDPNGFVKLIADKTHGELIGGHLIGPDVSELLPELTLAQKWDLTVNELARNVHTHPTLSEALQEAIHGLAGHMINF